Proteins encoded together in one Planctopirus ephydatiae window:
- a CDS encoding DUF1559 domain-containing protein yields the protein MAHRGLLFCRKRVTARQRQIVRAGFTLIELLVVIAIIAILIALLLPAVQQAREAARRTQCRNNLQQLVLAIHNYMAAHEVLPPGSQNAAGPVHNLPDGYHMGWMTQILPYIEQPAVFRHIDFTSSVYSQANQPVRGKHFSVMQCPSSVNTFSSENLPESWGGSTSYAGVHHPVGAYVNSGQLGVLFLNSSVRYEEIEDGSSNTLFIGEYDDPRNYSLGPALVNLSWMSGTRASLRNGGLRINEWRSKIQSQFQGPMNPLAGEENAGEMLPGWMDESTSEEAPGETISDPAAPAGESNGEPAANLTPEEIAKDQIDRIVAKMGPATGGFSSAHTGGCNFAMGDGSVRFLSENIDTKTFRMLMDRQDGRLLPSDF from the coding sequence ATGGCACATAGAGGACTGTTATTTTGTAGAAAGCGCGTCACAGCTCGGCAGCGGCAGATTGTCCGCGCGGGTTTTACCTTGATTGAATTACTGGTGGTGATTGCGATTATCGCCATACTCATTGCCCTGTTGTTGCCAGCGGTGCAGCAGGCTCGTGAGGCTGCTCGAAGAACTCAATGTCGTAATAATCTGCAGCAGCTGGTGCTGGCAATTCACAACTACATGGCGGCTCATGAAGTTTTGCCGCCCGGGAGTCAGAATGCGGCGGGCCCGGTGCATAACTTGCCAGATGGCTATCACATGGGCTGGATGACACAGATTCTGCCCTACATTGAGCAACCAGCAGTCTTTCGGCATATCGACTTTACCAGCTCAGTCTATTCACAGGCTAATCAGCCAGTACGGGGAAAGCACTTTAGCGTCATGCAGTGCCCCAGCTCTGTGAATACATTTTCTAGCGAAAACTTGCCGGAAAGCTGGGGAGGAAGTACTTCGTATGCAGGAGTGCATCACCCCGTCGGTGCGTATGTCAATTCGGGCCAGCTGGGAGTTCTCTTTTTAAATAGCTCAGTCCGCTATGAAGAAATTGAAGATGGGAGTTCGAATACGTTATTTATTGGTGAGTATGACGACCCGCGGAACTATAGCCTCGGACCTGCTCTGGTCAATTTGAGCTGGATGTCGGGGACTCGGGCTTCCCTCCGGAATGGTGGTTTAAGGATCAATGAGTGGAGATCAAAAATACAGAGTCAGTTTCAGGGGCCGATGAATCCACTGGCAGGCGAAGAGAATGCCGGTGAAATGCTTCCGGGCTGGATGGACGAATCGACCAGCGAAGAAGCTCCTGGCGAGACAATCAGCGATCCAGCGGCTCCAGCCGGAGAATCCAACGGCGAACCCGCAGCGAATTTGACACCTGAGGAGATTGCAAAGGATCAAATCGATAGGATTGTGGCCAAAATGGGACCTGCAACGGGTGGCTTTTCGAGTGCTCACACGGGGGGATGCAATTTTGCCATGGGTGATGGGAGTGTGCGATTCTTAAGTGAGAACATCGACACGAAAACGTTTCGC